CGCGAGCCCCTGCCGCGCACCCACCTCCGTGGCCAGCAGCGCCACCTCGCGCGCGCACCCGGCCTTGCGCGGCGACACCGCCATGCTGCGCGAGCCGTCCAGCAGCACCTCCAACCGGGGCGACACCTCGTCCTGACGCACGCGCAGGATGAGCTCGCCGGTGCGCGCCACCGCGTTCCAGTCCATCTGCCGCAGGTCGTCTCCCGGCTGATAGGCGCGGAAGTCCTGCACGTCCAACGAGGAGCCCGCCGAGGCGGCACGCACCTCGCCCACCCGGCCGCGGTGGGGCGTGCGGGGCAGCGCCAGGGCAAGCCCCGGGGCCAGCCGCGCCACCTCCGCCTCGTCGAAGTCCACCGGAGCGCTCATGCCGCGTGGACCTCTCGCTCCCGGGCGGCGAGCGAGCGATCCGCGAGGAAGACGGAGAGCGCGGCGAGCAGCGCCACGCACCCGAGCAGGGACCAGGCCAGCACCGGCTCATCCAGCGGAGAATCCCCCTCGGAGAAGAGCGTCACGCCGAGGAAGGGGTTGAGCAGCGAGAGGAGCGTGTTGCCCTCCTCGCGCCAGAGGACGAAGGACACCAGGGAAGGCACGAGGAGGCCGAGTCCACCGAGCATGAAGAACAGCAGCCGCACCGTCGCCGGGGAGGAGAACACCGGCGAGCGCGGCAGGCGCGCCACCCACAGCGGAAGCGAGAGATAGAGGAGCGCGTACAGGGGCAGGGAGATCACCCCGGGCAGTTCCAAGGAGGCGAGATTGCGCGTGGAGAGGACGAAGAGCGCGCCACAGGCCGCCGACCAGAAGAGCAGCAGCAACACGGCGAGCCGGAAGCCGCGCAAGGCACCCGGACGCAGGAGCGACCAGGGCCGCGTGGCGGCGCGCAGGGAGCGGGCCTGTCCGTCCAGATCCGTGGCCAGCACGAGGCCACAGAGCGTCAGCAACACGCACCCGAGGAGGCTCATCGCCCAGACCATCCGCTGGGAACTGGAGTCCCACCACGCGAGCAGGACGACGAGCGCGGAGAGCACGGTCTGCACGACGAGCGCGCGCCGGGGTGCCCTCGAGTAGTTCTCCGTGACCAGGGACAGCCGAGCGGCCGCGGTCTCGAAGAGGAGCCAGGCGCAGGTGAGCATGAGCCACAACGAGACCAGGGCGAAGACGAGCGCCCCGTCACTGGAGATGAGGGGGCGGAAGCCCTGCTCGCACAGGAACCAGGCGCACACCTGCCCGTAGAACAGCCCCAGCCCCAACACCCCCAGCAGCACCAGGTGCGCGAGGCCGCGGCCCATGCGCCCCTCGGCGAGGGTGGCCATGCACACCGCCACCACGGTGAGGAAGAGGAACCAGCAGGCCCCCAGCAACAGCACCAGCAGGAGCGTCGGCAGATCGATGCCGTTGAGGTAGTAGCTGAAGAGGAGGAAGGGCCCCACGGCCGAGGCGTACAGCCCGCCCTGCACCAGGGAGGAGGCCACCTTGCCCCGGAGGATGCGCCGGGGCCCCAGCCCGGTGAGCAGCAGCAGCACCCACGTCTCGTCCTCGCGCTCGCGCGCCAGGGAGCGGTAGGCGCCATAGGGCAGGAGGAAGAAGTGCACCATGCCCAGACAGAAGAAGAAGGCGAGGAAGAAGGTGCGCCCCTGGGGCTTCAGGCCCTCCTCGATCGTGGCGACATAGGCCGCCAGGGAGAGGATGAAGCAGGCCAGCAACATCAGCCCGAAGCTCAACCAGAAGACGCGCGAGCGCAGCCCCTGGCGCACCTCCTTCACCACGAGCGGGTTGAGCCGCTCGGCCCAACGCGCGAGCCACCAGGCGCGGGGCACCTCCACCGAAGCCGTCGCGCTCACGTCCCCGCCCCCTTGGTTACATCCATGAAACTCCTCCGGTGCCCCGAGGGCGGCCCCAGTATAGAAAGGAAGACACCTTCCCAGGCACACTGACGCCATGTCCTCCCGCCCATCATACGTCTGGTTCTCCTTCTCGCTGGCCCTGGCACCCGGGCTCGCGCAGGAGCGGGTCCAGGGCGACCTGCTTCCCGAGTTGCCCGAGGGAGAAGTGGCGGCGGCGCTCGACGTGGACCTCCTGTATGACGTGCCGGCACCGGAGTGGGGAGGCCACGTGCCGAGGCTGGTGGATGCACCTGGCCGGCGGGTGATGGGGCGCGTGCGCGTCATGCCCCTGGAGAGCTGGCCCCAGGTGGCGAAGTTGGAGGAGGACCTGTCGCTGGCCACCGGCGAGCGCCCGGTCCGGGTGCGCACGGCCACGGGCGCCATGCTCTCCGCGAGGGCCTTCACGCCGCTGCCGCCCGTGCCCTCGCCGGGACTGGTGAGCGAGTCGTTCCTGGAGGCGCTCGCCCGGGCCGCCGAGCACGCGAAACTGCCCACGGACTACGTTTCGCGCCTCCAGGCCGAGGCCCGGCTCATCCAGGCCGTACAGCGCGGCCACGCCAGGCGGGCGCGCTGAGCCGCGCCACCGTGGGTCCCGGGCCGAGATGAACACGCGAAGAAGGACTGGCCTGCGCTACCCGCGAATCCAACGCCACCTGAGCAACGGGTTCCTGCTCCTCCGTGATGGCGTTGTCGTGACCTTCTTCATCCAGAAGTTGGTCATTCATCCAGGAGAAACCGTGCAGCGAGACTGATGGCCCGTGGATCTCTGGGAGTCCAAAACCCAGGTGGGAGACTACCGCTTCGAGTACCGAGGCCGGGCACTCGGCACGGCCAGCCATCAATGGTCTCCCCAGGCGGTGTCCGCGGTGTCATTCTGGCTGCCCACGGAGTATCTGGAGGAGCAGGGCCCGGTCGGGTTCGCGCCCTGGCCTTGGCGCTGGCGCATGAGTTGCCCCCCTGTCAACGCTGCACCCTCACGGATGTCGACGCATGACTCGGGGCCATCGTGGGTGGCTAGCCCTTCGATGTACGACTCTTTCATTCGCTGCTCCATGCCGGTTTATCCCGGCGCACTAACCGTTCACCGCATCAGGCCACGCTCACCCGTGTTGGCAGAAGCGAAGGCGTGGGCTGGCGACGGCGATATGCAGCCAGGGCATCGGTCAGGAAGCCGAGCACGTCACGCCGCTGCAGCTTGAGCCAGTACGAGGGGACCCCCCGGGGAAGATCCCGGAGGCGTCTCTTGTCATCAGACGGCGAGTCCGCGCCATCTACTGCGCGAGGTGGGGAGCGGCTCAATAGAGCTGGGAGCAGACGGCCTGCATCTGATCGACGTAATCCCCCACCCGCACATTCAGTGAGGTAACCACGAAGGACTGCGGGCACCTGTCATTGAAGTCGTAGCCACTGCCGATCCCCATCGAATTCGAGTAGCCCTGCACCCTGCCTTCGGAAACCCAGGACGCGGGCGGCGCGCACTGAAGGTTGAGCGAATTGACGTAGTTGAGGCTGCGGACCAGGAAGCCCACGATGACTTGCCCATCCGGGCACACGCGCTCGCAGTTGGCACCGCCGAATCCACCCTGAGCACCGGCGTAGTAGGTCGCGCCGAAGCTGCCATCCGCGTTCAGGTAGCGGCACAACAGGCCCAGCCGGTCGACGTGCGACCCCTCGCGGCCGTGGATGCCCACCGCCACGTACCCGCTGGGGCACTCGGTCAGGGTGGGAAAGCCCGTGGTGCCGCCGCGGGGATTCAACGCGTAGGTCAACCCGCCGATGGCGAGCGCATGGTTCGTCTGGACGAGGTTCTCGGCTTCCGGTCGGGTCATCCGCGACTCCATCGTGCTCAGGTCCTCGCCGCCGCAAGCAGGCAGGAGAGAGAGGCCAGCAATCGCCACGGTCATCCAGGCAGTCGTCTTCACGAAAATACTCCAGTCTCAGTTGGGTTGCCGTGACGTTCATCGCCCCAGCACGGAGAACTGTGCCCTGGAGGCTGCGCGGGAGCAGTGATCCATCCCACTGCTTGCGTGTGCACGCCGTCACACCCTGGGGGGAACCGGATCGCCAGACCACCCGAGTCGAGAAGCGACTGGAAGGCTGGATTGATCCACGTCACCGGCTCAATCCCAGCTCGCCAGTCTTGTCGTGATGGGCACCGTCGGGACAGCAGGCGTCCCGATGCGCGGAGCACATACACGGTTTCGATTCCCGCCGCCTCCACACTCAGAAGCTCAGCAATCCCGAGGGGTTGCTGGGCTTTTTCTTTGCCCTCGTTTCCGCATGTGCCCTCAGTTCGAGTTTCGCACTTTCTGGCGAGGATCAAGCCGCCGCTTGGGAGGAGCCCGGGAGGAGTAGGAGCGGTTTTTGTTGACCCTGCTCATCGCGCGGGGTCGCAGAAAATGCCGAGCGCAAACAGGCGTAGCGCAAGGTGGTGAGCATGTCGGCGACGACGACTTTGAGCAGACGATTGGGAACGCTGTACCAATACACCAGCCCCTCGACGACACGCACCTTGTCTTGACGTCCATACAGTCGCAGCGTCAGGTGCCGCGCCTTCTGCTTCTCCAACATTTGTTCCGGGTTGGGCAAGCGAGGCCCACGCCGGCGAGGCCGACCCCGAGTCGTCGTCCGGCGCTCGGGGACAGGGGCGTGCAACCTGGCATCCAATGGCATTCGGCTGGTGAGGTCAAACCGGTCAGGGAGATGGGCCAGAACACTCTGTCCGCCGTAGGCCGAGTCGGCATACACGTGAAAGCGTCGCTCGGGCACTCCCTTGCTCAAGCACTTGAGCATTTCGACAGCCAGCTGGGGCCGCGTGCGATAAGTCAGGCGCCAGCGCGCTGCGGATTTGCGATTGAGATAAAGGCGGAAGAGGAGCGGCAGGCTGAAATAGCGGCCTGGAACACAAGGCAGTTGCACGCGCACGGCCAGCACGACCCACGAGTGCCCCCAGCTGAGGACAGCGCACTGGCGACTGCTGGCCAACGGGTCATGGTGCATGCCCGTGCCAAACATCTTCACGCCCCGCTTGCGCGCCAGGGTATCGTCCAGAGTGAGGGGCACTGCGCCCGGTTCAAGCAAGGGCCTGGCCAGGGCGAAGAGCGCCAGGCCCAATGCATCCAGGCTCCAGCGTGCGGTGGCGAAAACCCGGTAATAGGCCGAGTGGTGCTTGTCGCCCACGGCTCCAGCGGCCACCAGGACCCCCGTCAGAGTGCGGCGTCCAGCGAACAGCCAGCCTTTGACCACCGTCACCCACGAGGCCCGCGTGGGCGCGTTCATGGTGGCGCCCAGCGCCAGGAGCCATTGGAGGAAGGAATCCGGCAAGAACATGGTGTCCCCTTGGCGAGAGGGGACAGCCAGCTCGACTCGACGCTCCCCACCTCCGCCATCAGCTTGCAGTGGATGACTTCTAACGTCCTGCGGCGCCTCTCGCCCCTCCTGCTCGCCCTCCTGCCGCCAGCTCGCATGAGGAGCAGCCCACTCTTCAGCCCCTTCTTCTCTTCCTCTCTCAGCGCATCAAAAGTGCGAAACTCGAACTGAGTGCGGCCAGCGCGAGCCGTGCCGAGTCTCAAGGGGTAGCGCGCCCGCCAATCTCCGGGAAGCGCCCGTAGGCCCGTTTGAGCGCGTCCAGGTGGGCGGGGTTGTCGTAATCGAGAGGGGCATCGGTGAGCTGCACGACCCACCCGCCCGTCGCGGTACGCCGTGCGCGTGACAGCAACTCCGCGTCGCGTGCCGGGTTCGGAAACCCGATGGCCTGTGCGGCAGCGGAAGACCAGTAATTTAGCCACCCAAGGTATTGTGGAATTGCCGGTGAATGAGTGCGCTGTAATAAGTTGAGCATGGGAAGCCCACGGGGTGACCGCTCCGGCCCGTGATCCGAGCGGCGTATCTGCTCTGAAACTTCTGAACCATAGCCCTCTGGTGACGCATGACCCCAATACGCACGTGCGCCCTCGGCCACGGCCACCAGCACGTCCGCCGCCGCTGCGAGCCCTGTTGCATCAAGTGGCAACTCTGCATGCACCTCGAACAAGGGCTGGCCGCCAGGACTGAGGCTTGCCGGTTCTTGGAGACCAGAAATCATCACCGGATAACTCTCGTCCCCGTTGCAGAGGAAAGGAAGCTCTCCGTCCTTGGTTGCTTCTGTGAGCCATTCGTCGCGCTGTGGCAACGCGGCAAGCTGTCGTGCCT
Above is a window of Cystobacter fuscus DNA encoding:
- a CDS encoding ABC transporter permease, whose translation is MSATASVEVPRAWWLARWAERLNPLVVKEVRQGLRSRVFWLSFGLMLLACFILSLAAYVATIEEGLKPQGRTFFLAFFFCLGMVHFFLLPYGAYRSLAREREDETWVLLLLTGLGPRRILRGKVASSLVQGGLYASAVGPFLLFSYYLNGIDLPTLLLVLLLGACWFLFLTVVAVCMATLAEGRMGRGLAHLVLLGVLGLGLFYGQVCAWFLCEQGFRPLISSDGALVFALVSLWLMLTCAWLLFETAAARLSLVTENYSRAPRRALVVQTVLSALVVLLAWWDSSSQRMVWAMSLLGCVLLTLCGLVLATDLDGQARSLRAATRPWSLLRPGALRGFRLAVLLLLFWSAACGALFVLSTRNLASLELPGVISLPLYALLYLSLPLWVARLPRSPVFSSPATVRLLFFMLGGLGLLVPSLVSFVLWREEGNTLLSLLNPFLGVTLFSEGDSPLDEPVLAWSLLGCVALLAALSVFLADRSLAAREREVHAA
- a CDS encoding gamma-glutamylcyclotransferase, with translation MSSRPSYVWFSFSLALAPGLAQERVQGDLLPELPEGEVAAALDVDLLYDVPAPEWGGHVPRLVDAPGRRVMGRVRVMPLESWPQVAKLEEDLSLATGERPVRVRTATGAMLSARAFTPLPPVPSPGLVSESFLEALARAAEHAKLPTDYVSRLQAEARLIQAVQRGHARRAR
- a CDS encoding type VI immunity family protein; translated protein: MDLWESKTQVGDYRFEYRGRALGTASHQWSPQAVSAVSFWLPTEYLEEQGPVGFAPWPWRWRMSCPPVNAAPSRMSTHDSGPSWVASPSMYDSFIRCSMPVYPGALTVHRIRPRSPVLAEAKAWAGDGDMQPGHRSGSRARHAAAA
- a CDS encoding transposase, whose translation is MFLPDSFLQWLLALGATMNAPTRASWVTVVKGWLFAGRRTLTGVLVAAGAVGDKHHSAYYRVFATARWSLDALGLALFALARPLLEPGAVPLTLDDTLARKRGVKMFGTGMHHDPLASSRQCAVLSWGHSWVVLAVRVQLPCVPGRYFSLPLLFRLYLNRKSAARWRLTYRTRPQLAVEMLKCLSKGVPERRFHVYADSAYGGQSVLAHLPDRFDLTSRMPLDARLHAPVPERRTTTRGRPRRRGPRLPNPEQMLEKQKARHLTLRLYGRQDKVRVVEGLVYWYSVPNRLLKVVVADMLTTLRYACLRSAFSATPRDEQGQQKPLLLLPGSSQAAA
- a CDS encoding DUF5953 family protein gives rise to the protein MTARKNLVLIAHAPALADNDSRALAIVRGMERALVGLRLEWRVTEARQLAALPQRDEWLTEATKDGELPFLCNGDESYPVMISGLQEPASLSPGGQPLFEVHAELPLDATGLAAAADVLVAVAEGARAYWGHASPEGYGSEVSEQIRRSDHGPERSPRGLPMLNLLQRTHSPAIPQYLGWLNYWSSAAAQAIGFPNPARDAELLSRARRTATGGWVVQLTDAPLDYDNPAHLDALKRAYGRFPEIGGRATP